The following is a genomic window from Theobroma cacao cultivar B97-61/B2 chromosome 10, Criollo_cocoa_genome_V2, whole genome shotgun sequence.
CAAGGACAAAGACACTTTGGTAAATCTAGTGGTGTTAaacaccttagactttgatgtgattttGGAAATGGATTAGCTGGCACCCTCCCATGCCAGCGTGAATTGTTATCATAATTTggtgaaatttgattttcccGGTGAGCCctcatttagtattcagggggataggagtaatgctcTAACTAATTTGATATCGGTCCTCTCTACTAGAAAGTTATTAAGACAGGGTTGTTTAGGATACTTGGCTGTGGTAAGGGATACTCAAGCGAAGGTGGGAGATATAAGCCAAGTGTCGATGGTGATTGAGTTCATGGATATATTTCCCGAGGAACTACCAAGTTTGCCTCCCAAGcgggagattgaattttgcatagatttggTTCCtgacactagacctatatccataccaTCATATAGAATGACACCTGtagagcttaaagagcttaaggatcaattGGAGGATTTAttggataaaggtttcatctGACCTAGCGTCTCACCATAGGGAGATCATGTCTTTTTGAAGGTCTCACCAACGAAAGGGataatgaggtttggcaagaaaggaaAGTTGAGCCCTCGATATATAGGACCCTTCGAGATCTTCGAAAGAGTTGGAACAGTGGCATATCGTTTAGCATTACAGCCAGACCTTTCGAATATTCACcccgtgtttcatgtgtcAATGTTTAAGAAGTACAACCCGGATTTGTCACATGTAATACAACATGAAACCATTCAGTTGAACGATGATCTGACCTATGAGGAGCAACCGGTAGCTATCCTTGATCGGCAAGTCAAGAAGCTCCGTTCAAAAGATTTAGCCTTGGTAAAGGTGTTATGGCAAAATCAGACTAGCGAGGAGGTGACATGGGAAGCCGAGGAGGATATGCTAATAAAGTATCCCCATCTCTTTGATACTTAGAGATACTCTACCTTAtagttgaatttaaattcggTGACCAAATTTCTTTAactgggggagaatgtgagacctcaaccccaTAGGCTCATAACTATGCATAGACGCAATAACACTGGtcaggggtagtttcgtcatttttttcaaaaaaaattcccaAAAGAAGAttttatggtattttaaggtctaaataggtataataagatattttgggtgccaaggagacaagaagaggcaagagaaaatttttagaataaaatgatattttattaataaaataatattaaaatattaatatttt
Proteins encoded in this region:
- the LOC108663631 gene encoding uncharacterized protein LOC108663631, coding for MRFGKKGKLSPRYIGPFEIFERVGTVAYRLALQPDLSNIHPVFHVSMFKKYNPDLSHVIQHETIQLNDDLTYEEQPVAILDRQVKKLRSKDLALVKVLWQNQTSEEVTWEAEEDMLIKYPHLFDT